The following proteins are encoded in a genomic region of Neoarius graeffei isolate fNeoGra1 chromosome 6, fNeoGra1.pri, whole genome shotgun sequence:
- the caps2 gene encoding calcyphosin-2 translates to MKRSLKAKGNRDTQTPVSSIHSTLLTPSQPSRKSTCSLCTPVCSSIKREIRAPSRGPRPKEVPVLELHRLRDREDEDAGVIPVAGKPSAVLSILSWGSASCSRTLQEWDVGIMSPQEGRVSVLASPQHSYRELTIRSASNPKANTEPCNLSSHTFTELHHTQPGTSHTQPRKLEAEGVTMERRRQAVMEQVMVDQLSRAVISDPEQNSANLVNISARHKRTLHHTMVKTPKSLTEKLLSYKLCFHARILSRCGREACRELIGFYFTCDQTLTVYEYRSFGKNRCNALPFIARGVYRTRGRPYCLSDISQGSNLRFSTDGPHVPENLRQRPYLTLKVTDVDEEAKSSLVVQCGETEHHLSEEEINDWKTLKAIQASVRERLKGRAIQTLIGLGRKLQSLDVKQNGVVGKEELGECLMEGLSLTQQELEAVWRVLGLQRELMVDCAETMCAVTGDMNESRQAVFIKVYIKLDPNKTGSVSLTDIDKFYCVNQQQNPEHGTELDFLTCVRDAERDTKHVSYAEFQDYYEGLSIEISSDQVYINILRSTWNI, encoded by the exons ATGAAGCGGAGTTTAAAGGCGAAGGgaaacagagacacacagacaccggTGAGCTCCATCCACAGCACCCTGCTCACACCTTCACAACCCAGCAGGAAATCAACCTGCTCACTCTGTACACCTGTCTGTTCTTCTATAAAGAGAGAGATAAGAGCGCCATCCCGCGGGCCGCGACCCAAAGA AGTTCCGGTTCTGGAGCTCCACAGACTGAGGGACAGAGAAGATGAG GATGCTGGAGTTATTCCGGTGGCTGGAAAACCGTCGGCCGTGCTGTCCATCCTGAGCTGGGGTTCAGCTTCGTGCTCCAGAACACTGCAG GAATGGGATGTTGGGATAATGTCCCCGCAGGAGGGACGTGTCTCAGTGTTGGCGTCTCCTCAGCACAGCTACAGAGAGCTGACGATCAGATCAGCCAGTAATCCCAAAGCAAACACAGAACCATGCAATCTGAGCTCACACACTTTTACTGAGCTCCATCACACACAGCCAGGCACGAGTCACACCCAACCCAGGAAGCTGGAAGCC GAGGGCGTGACGATGGAGAGGAGACGGCAGGCTGTGATGGAGCAGGTGATGGTGGACCAGCTCTCCAG AGCCGTCATCAGCGACCCGGAACAAAACTCCGCAAACTTGGTGAACATTTCCGCTCGTCACAAGAGGACTTTACACCACACAAT GGTGAAAACTCCGAAATCTTTAACAGAGAAGCTCCTGTCCTACAAACTCTGCTTTCATGCCAGAATTTTATCACG atgTGGGCGTGAGGCCTGTCGAGAGCTGATTGGCTTCTACTTCACATGTGATCAGACACTAACAGTATACGAGTACCGCAGTTTTGGGAAGAACAG GTGTAATGCACTGCCGTTTATAGCACGTGGGGTTTATAGGACTCGAGGGAGACCATACTGTCTCTCTGACATCTCACAG GGGTCAAATCTGCGCTTCAGTACAGATGGACCTCATGTCCCTGAGAACCTGAGACAGCGACCATATCTGACTCTCAAAGTTACTGATGTGGACGAAGAAGCCAAGAGTTcactagt AGTCCAGTGTGGAGAAACCGAACATCATCTTTCTGAGGAGGAGATTAACGACTGGAAAACTCTAAAGGCCATTCAGG CGTCTGTACGTGAGCGGTTGAAAGGTCGCGCTATCCAAACTCTGATTGGTTTAGGGAGGAAGCTGCAGAGTTTAGACGTGAAGCAGAACGGCGTTGTGGGTAAAGAGGAGCTAGGAGAGTGTCTGATGGAGGGGCTGAGTCTCACACAACAG GAGCTGGAGGCTGTGTGGAGGGTTCTGGGTCTGCAGAGAGAGTTGATGGTGGACTGCGCTGAGACGATGTGTGCTGTGACCGGAGACATGAATGAGAGCAGACAAGCCGTGTTTATAAAG GTTTATATTAAACTCGACCCAAATAAAACGGGTTCAGTTTCTTTGACTGACATTGATAAATTTTATTGTGTTAATCAGCAGCAGAACCCTGAGCACG GAACAGAGTTAGATTTCCTCACGTGTGTACGAGACGCAGAAAGGGACACAAAACACGTGTCTTATGCGGAGTTTCAGGATTATTATGAGGGACTGAGCATCGAAATCTCTAGTGACCAGGTTTACATCAACATCCTGAGGAGCACCTGGAatatctga